The following are encoded together in the Mastacembelus armatus chromosome 6, fMasArm1.2, whole genome shotgun sequence genome:
- the cd9a gene encoding CD9 molecule a isoform X1, with translation MAALSGGEMCIKHLMFAFNLVFWLAGTAVFAIGVWLRLDSKTKGLFEGPDSPYVFYTGVYILIGAGALMMVVGFLGCCGAIKESPCMLGLFFFFLLIIFAVEVAAGIWGFSNQSKVLSDITSFYMETYNNYKSTEDENLKKTLQLIQTGLNCCGPTGTVVDAAKDTCPRGDLLEELITKSCPDAIDEVFESKLHIIGGVGITIGVVMVFGMIFSMLLCCAIRKSREVV, from the exons ATGGCTGCACTGTCGGGAGGAGAGATGTGCATCAAACACTTGATGTTTGCCTTCAACCTGGTCTTCTGG cttGCAGGCACTGCTGTCTTTGCTATAGGCGTGTGGCTAAGATTAGACTCAAAGACCAAAGGTCTGTTTGAAGGACCAGACTCTCCATATGTTTTTTACACTG gTGTATACATCCTGATAGGAGCTGGAGCACTGATGATGGTGGTGGGTTTTCTGGGATGCTGTGGGGCCATCAAGGAATCCCCCTGTATGCTAGGACTG ttcttcttcttcctgcttATCATATTTGCCGTTGAGGTTGCAGCTGGAATTTGGGGATTTTCCAACCAAAGCAAG GTGTTGAGTGACATCACAAGTTTTTACATGGAGACATACAACAATTACAAGTCAACAGAAGATGAGAACCTCAAAAAGACACTGCAATTGATTCAAACCGGG CTAAACTGTTGCGGCCCAACTGGTACTGTAGTAGATGCTGCCAAAGACACCTGTCCCCGTGGAGATCTGCTTGAGGAGCTCATTACTAAg AGCTGTCCTGACGCCATTGATGAGGTGTTTGAGTCCAAGCTGCACATCATAGGAGGAGTGGGCATCACCATAGGGGTTGTTATG GTGTTTGGGATGATCTTTAGCATGCTCCTGTGCTGTGCCATCAGAAAGTCTCGCGAGGTGGTGTGA
- the cd9a gene encoding CD9 molecule a isoform X2 has translation MAVTGGIKCVKYLMFVFNFLFWLAGTAVFAIGVWLRLDSKTKGLFEGPDSPYVFYTGVYILIGAGALMMVVGFLGCCGAIKESPCMLGLFFFFLLIIFAVEVAAGIWGFSNQSKVLSDITSFYMETYNNYKSTEDENLKKTLQLIQTGLNCCGPTGTVVDAAKDTCPRGDLLEELITKSCPDAIDEVFESKLHIIGGVGITIGVVMVFGMIFSMLLCCAIRKSREVV, from the exons ATGGCCGTCACTGGGGGAatcaaatgtgtaaaatatcTCATGTTTGTCTTCAACTTTCTCTTCTGG cttGCAGGCACTGCTGTCTTTGCTATAGGCGTGTGGCTAAGATTAGACTCAAAGACCAAAGGTCTGTTTGAAGGACCAGACTCTCCATATGTTTTTTACACTG gTGTATACATCCTGATAGGAGCTGGAGCACTGATGATGGTGGTGGGTTTTCTGGGATGCTGTGGGGCCATCAAGGAATCCCCCTGTATGCTAGGACTG ttcttcttcttcctgcttATCATATTTGCCGTTGAGGTTGCAGCTGGAATTTGGGGATTTTCCAACCAAAGCAAG GTGTTGAGTGACATCACAAGTTTTTACATGGAGACATACAACAATTACAAGTCAACAGAAGATGAGAACCTCAAAAAGACACTGCAATTGATTCAAACCGGG CTAAACTGTTGCGGCCCAACTGGTACTGTAGTAGATGCTGCCAAAGACACCTGTCCCCGTGGAGATCTGCTTGAGGAGCTCATTACTAAg AGCTGTCCTGACGCCATTGATGAGGTGTTTGAGTCCAAGCTGCACATCATAGGAGGAGTGGGCATCACCATAGGGGTTGTTATG GTGTTTGGGATGATCTTTAGCATGCTCCTGTGCTGTGCCATCAGAAAGTCTCGCGAGGTGGTGTGA
- the bbs10 gene encoding BBSome complex assembly protein BBS10: MGMMPVERLHLKHVLQTVCALEAVVLRSFGPEGGQVLFIRDTTEAMLSCSGTRILTALRLEHPVARMVVECVWKHSTATGDGSKTFILLLASLLRMIHTAACKEPNVSCTYNSREAAETAAARRLADKLLAFALEELDDLITMGVIPYGHCVSWKDFTGNIQSPAHTSNHSLQRLLVSFFQTRLGYTHCDFISNLICELLTYWRCKNNPPSLSLQFINDNFPALHTPVSGFPVTCSRLVEGQVIHRDFSTPCSHTDCEPVKAVVFTGCLQSKLLNAGEVLEVGYGKRVVGENSRMERSILEFSAWAERLLERVIAILQSLGISVLLSAAKQSAAVLALARQANICVVECISEDELSLFIQLSGATPVSDCLMIEPEHVATLTFCRPILLGAHRYVHVAFHDLEERARVTPCSLVICGPGEGQTDQYACAFQDAIRMVLTTLEPVGMTATTASKEILQLHKTTSSTPPPLQQCLLESGYVIPAGGTFEFLLHHAMLQHGCESSVCDNTNMDIPAVTQLLAKALLSIPQKIYSHSPRHFLETQTRIFSFILNHSHPFPSLVYKQELNTSAKQSCDTNECPLEENKQSMHCCTKADLSQVLILDFGLESVSCKYQLLLAVLQCVTSLLRVDTVLCTHSASQTKSHRLPDIS, encoded by the exons ATGGGGATGATGCCAGTGGAGCGTCTTCACCTCAAGCATGTCCTGCAGACAGTCTGTGCACTGGAGGCAGTTGTCCTTCGCAGTTTTGGACCAGAGGGAGGACAGGTGCTGTTCATTCGAGACACAACAGAGGCGATGTTGAGCTGCAGTGGGACGCGTATTCTCACAGCACTACGACTCGAGCATCCAGTGGCCAG AATGGTGGTGGAGTGTGTATGGAAGCACAGCACTGCAACAGGGGATGGATCCAAGACCTTTATCCTTTTGCTGGCGTCATTACTACGGATGATTCATACAGCAGCCTGCAAGGAGCCTAACGTGTCTTGCACTTACAACTCCAGGGAAGCAGCAGAGACTGCTGCTGCTAGGCGATTGGCTGATAAACTGCTGGCATTTGCTTTGGAAGAGCTAGATGATCTCATCACTATGGGAGTGATTCCTTATGGGCACTGTGTTTCGTGGAAGGATTTCACTGGAAACATACAATCACCAGCTCACACAAGCAATCATTCTCTTCAAAGGTTGCTCGTGTCATTCTTTCAGACGCGTCTTGGTTACACTCACTGTGACTTCATAAGCAACCTTATCTGTGAACTGCTCACATATTGGAGGTGCAAAAACAACCCACCTTCTTTATCACTTCAGTTCATAAATGACAACTTCCCTGCACTGCATACACCTGTTTCAGGCTTTCCTGTTACCTGTTCACGTTTGGTTGAGGGGCAAGTCATTCACAGAGACTTTTCTACGCCCTGTTCTCACACTGACTGCGAGCCAGTTAAAGCTGTAGTGTTTACTGGGTGTCTTCAGTCAAAATTGCTCAACGCAGGAGAAGTGCTTGAGGTGGGGTATGGAAAGCGAGTAGTCGGGGAGAACTCAAGAATGGAGAGAAGTATTTTGGAGTTCAGTGCCTGGGCAGAGAGGTTGCTAGAGAGAGTTATTGCAATCCTACAGAGTTTGGGCATCTCTGTGCTTCTTTCAGCAGCGAAACAGTCTGCCGCTGTCTTGGCTTTAGCCAGACAGGCAAACATATGTGTTGTGGAGTGTATCAGTGAAGATGAACTGTCTCTCTTTATTCAGCTAAGTGGGGCTACACCTGTCTCAGACTGCTTGATGATTGAACCAGAGCACGTTGCTACTCTGACCTTTTGTCGGCCAATATTACTGGGAGCCCATAG GTATGTTCATGTGGCTTTCCACGATTTAGAGGAAAGGGCCAGAGTCACACCTTGTAGTCTGGTCATTTGTGGCCCAGGGGAAGGACAAACTGACCAGTATGCATGTGCGTTTCAAGATGCTATTCGCATGGTACTTACAACTTTGGAACCCGTGGGTATGACTGCAACTACAGCATCTAAAGAGATCTTGCAGTTACACAAAACTACCtcctccactccacctccctTACAGCAGTGTCTTTTGGAGTCAGGCTATGTTATTCCTGCTGGTGGGACATTTGAATTTCTCTTGCATCATGCCATGCTACAGCATGGCTGTGAGTCTTCAGTTTGTGACAACACAAATATGGATATCCCAGCAGTTACACAGCTCTTGGCAAAAGCTCTACTGAGCATTCCGCAAAAGATTTATTCCCATAGCCCGCGACATTTCCTGGAGACTCAAACCaggatttttagttttattctaAATCATTCCCACCCTTTTCCTAGCCTTGTTTACAAGCAAGAACTTAACACAAGTGCTAAACAGAGTTGTGATACAAATGAGTGTCCtctagaggaaaataaacaaagcatgCATTGTTGTACAAAGGCTGACTTATCACAAGTTTTAATATTAGACTTTGGCCTTGAATCTGTCTCCTGTAAATACCAGCTGCTTCTGGCTGTTCTGCAGTGTGTCACAAGTCTCCTCCGTGTGGACACAGTGCTGTGCACGCACTCTGCCTCACAGACAAAGTCACACAGACTCCCAGACATTTCTTAG